Proteins encoded together in one Prevotella scopos JCM 17725 window:
- the kdsA gene encoding 3-deoxy-8-phosphooctulonate synthase, with product MMNKSTFIAGPCVIESSELLNTVAEELVRLNRKYGIDIIFKASFDKANRTSIKSFRGPGLEKGLTMLQDIKDKYGLRLLTDIHESYQAEAVGEVVDVIQIPAFLCRQTDLLVAAAKTGKIVNIKKAQFLSGRDMHYPTQKCQESGAKEVWLTERGNCFGYNNLVVDFRNIPDMKEIVPNVIMDCTHSVQRPSAGDGKTVGDRKFVPSMALAAKAFGATGYFFEVHPTPDTGLSDAANMLELANLDVLIGKLV from the coding sequence ATGATGAATAAATCTACTTTCATTGCTGGTCCCTGCGTTATTGAAAGTTCTGAACTGCTTAATACAGTTGCAGAAGAATTGGTTAGGCTAAATAGAAAATATGGTATTGATATCATTTTTAAAGCAAGCTTTGACAAGGCAAACCGCACAAGTATAAAATCTTTTCGTGGTCCTGGACTTGAAAAAGGTTTGACCATGTTGCAAGATATCAAAGATAAGTACGGCTTAAGATTATTGACTGATATCCATGAAAGTTATCAGGCTGAAGCCGTAGGTGAAGTTGTTGATGTTATACAGATTCCTGCTTTCCTCTGCCGTCAGACTGATCTCTTGGTCGCTGCAGCAAAGACAGGTAAGATTGTAAACATAAAGAAAGCACAGTTCCTAAGCGGAAGAGACATGCACTATCCGACACAGAAATGTCAAGAAAGTGGAGCTAAGGAGGTTTGGTTGACAGAGCGTGGAAACTGTTTTGGGTATAACAATCTCGTTGTTGACTTCCGTAATATCCCTGACATGAAGGAAATTGTACCTAATGTAATTATGGATTGTACACATAGCGTGCAGCGTCCAAGCGCTGGAGATGGGAAAACAGTTGGTGACCGAAAGTTTGTTCCTTCAATGGCTTTGGCAGCTAAAGCATTTGGAGCAACAGGCTACTTCTTTGAAGTTCACCCTACCCCAGATACAGGATTATCTGATGCTGCTAACATGCTGGAGCTAGCTAATTTAGATGTATTAATAGGAAAACTCGTATGA
- a CDS encoding LuxR C-terminal-related transcriptional regulator, producing MKNQKMYEPDDKMIYLIKDNYDLLQSLGSFGISLGFGDKTVREVCDDQNVDTYTFLAVVNFTINGYRGVDDVDRLSIPTLIQYLRASHTYYLEYKLPFIRKELMTALDETDNLARLILRLYDEYAHSIHNHMQYEEKNVFPYVDTLLKGESNDTYDIETYSKHHSQTDVKLSELKSIIIKYLPSDAHHNNRLTATLYDIYNCEAWLEQHALVEEEIFIPVIRRLEQKSKQNDVSVKISNMITKSPASNEVLSDREKDVIVAVAQGMTNKEIADHLCISTNTVITHRRNIARKLQIHSPAGLTIYAIVNSLVDISSVKL from the coding sequence ATGAAGAATCAGAAAATGTATGAGCCCGATGATAAAATGATTTATCTTATCAAAGATAATTATGACTTATTACAGAGCTTAGGGAGCTTTGGCATCAGTTTGGGCTTTGGAGATAAAACTGTGCGAGAAGTCTGTGATGATCAAAATGTTGACACTTACACTTTCCTAGCTGTAGTTAATTTTACGATAAATGGTTATAGGGGAGTTGATGATGTTGATAGATTGTCCATACCAACTCTTATACAATATCTTAGAGCTAGTCATACTTATTATCTTGAGTATAAATTACCTTTTATACGAAAGGAGTTGATGACTGCATTGGATGAAACTGATAATCTTGCTCGTCTTATTCTTCGTCTTTATGATGAATATGCTCATTCTATTCATAATCACATGCAATATGAGGAGAAGAATGTCTTCCCATACGTTGATACACTACTGAAAGGTGAATCGAATGACACTTACGATATTGAGACTTATTCTAAGCATCACAGCCAAACAGATGTGAAGTTAAGTGAATTGAAGAGCATTATTATTAAATATCTGCCTTCTGACGCACACCACAACAACCGCCTCACAGCCACTTTGTATGATATCTATAACTGCGAAGCGTGGCTTGAACAACATGCTTTGGTAGAAGAGGAAATATTTATCCCTGTTATCAGACGCTTAGAACAAAAGAGTAAGCAGAATGATGTGAGTGTGAAGATCTCGAATATGATTACTAAGAGCCCTGCGTCCAACGAGGTGCTTAGCGATCGCGAAAAAGATGTTATTGTTGCTGTTGCCCAGGGAATGACCAATAAGGAAATTGCAGATCATCTCTGTATCTCTACAAACACAGTGATTACACACCGTCGTAATATTGCTCGTAAATTGCAGATTCATTCACCAGCAGGATTAACAATCTATGCAATTGTGAATAGCCTTGTGGACATAAGTAGCGTGAAACTTTGA
- a CDS encoding response regulator transcription factor, with the protein MEHLADKNMGRPKIAIVDSNTLVVLGLKNILQNVMPIMTVDSFSNFQDFEKAQPNSYYHYFVSQVIVLENRQFFSQCIHKTIVLTLSKDPNAQLSGFHSFCINVPEDELVKAILKIVQYGHSGGKNLPELPQVLKNKILSNRELEVLSLIVQGLINKEIAEKLNISLTTVITHRKNIMDKLGMKSVSALTIYAVMHGYIDINKI; encoded by the coding sequence ATGGAACATCTAGCTGATAAGAACATGGGGCGCCCTAAGATAGCAATAGTAGATTCTAATACGCTTGTTGTTTTAGGTCTGAAGAATATATTGCAGAACGTGATGCCTATCATGACTGTTGATTCTTTTTCAAATTTTCAAGATTTTGAGAAAGCGCAGCCTAATTCCTATTATCATTATTTTGTGTCACAAGTAATTGTCTTAGAAAATAGACAATTCTTTTCTCAATGTATCCATAAAACCATTGTTTTGACGCTTTCGAAGGATCCAAATGCTCAGTTATCAGGTTTTCATAGTTTCTGTATTAATGTTCCTGAAGACGAACTTGTCAAGGCGATTTTGAAGATTGTACAATATGGTCATTCTGGTGGAAAGAATCTTCCTGAACTCCCACAAGTGTTAAAGAATAAGATTCTAAGTAATCGAGAGCTAGAAGTTTTATCCTTAATAGTCCAAGGATTGATAAACAAAGAAATTGCAGAGAAACTTAATATCAGTCTGACTACCGTTATTACACATCGTAAAAATATAATGGATAAACTCGGAATGAAGAGTGTGTCAGCCTTGACCATCTATGCAGTGATGCATGGTTATATTGATATCAATAAGATATAA
- a CDS encoding mechanosensitive ion channel family protein — protein sequence MHKKLFFVTIFLFTLMLPANAVLQEDSLRNSLQVLRHELIEQHLEQTKQLNNSRYVTEKVTNQLKEIGEKSAQVSLMLYSQKTDNIFDLTYACQQATELWRDFQTQTRPFHDLITESNEEIARYDSLVNVLSTMYTFGLTPEMKTNRNVCLTLAVSIRRMLKERSDSYQEYIQFYRYSQHQLQALDAYAQKRYDEIQSGIFTNAGNNYYRILKTFGFQISQMKTLLSEKYSPNSLIVSQWDVKWIITLFTMIILYGLIAILINYLSIRFLVTRVMKTNRFEQKSQAFLAKRTCIIMLASVVTFSIILVVIRLFSPSNFVHMACSLLLEYTWMLSVIFASLLLRVEGSQTHNAYRIYYPLIMIGFFVITFRIVMLPSSVITLLFTPLLLIDTLWQARMIYKYHKLVPRYDLNFAYISQFVFIFSLISAWIGYTMLAVQVIIWWSMQLACILTIAFFKDYLNQYREKHPIKKLSPYKVWFLRFIDIVLIPTALVISFIIAIYWATDVFNLSGLTWNLFRTNFIDSDKIQISVYSIAIVTILWFIFNYLNLTIRDAIKLYLKRNDPSTAEARATMYINVLQVIVWGSWLLITLGLFKVSSTWLVVVTGGLSTGIGFAMKDILENIYYGISLMAGRIKIGDYIICDGIRGKVSSINYTSTVIDALDGSTIAFQNSQLFTKNYKNMTKNDGYEVGVIEVGVAYGTNVKEVRELLIDAIAKLGITNENKDIIVRLKSFDDSCITLKILVWLNVLTQTNDISVVMECIYDTLNNNGIEIPFPQREITIKHQQEN from the coding sequence ATGCACAAAAAGCTATTCTTCGTCACAATCTTCCTTTTCACTCTGATGCTTCCTGCAAATGCAGTATTACAAGAAGATTCATTAAGAAACTCACTTCAGGTGTTACGCCATGAATTAATTGAACAGCATCTCGAGCAGACGAAACAGCTGAATAATTCAAGATATGTTACAGAAAAAGTAACTAATCAGCTTAAGGAAATTGGAGAAAAATCTGCGCAAGTCTCACTGATGCTTTATTCACAGAAGACTGACAACATCTTTGACCTTACCTATGCTTGCCAACAAGCAACAGAGCTATGGAGAGACTTCCAAACACAGACTCGACCTTTCCATGATCTCATTACAGAAAGTAATGAAGAAATAGCGCGTTACGATTCACTTGTCAACGTTCTAAGCACTATGTACACCTTTGGCCTTACTCCTGAAATGAAGACTAATCGTAATGTATGTTTGACCCTTGCCGTTAGTATTCGAAGAATGTTAAAGGAACGCAGTGACTCTTATCAAGAGTACATCCAGTTCTACAGATACAGCCAGCACCAGTTGCAGGCACTCGATGCATACGCACAAAAACGATACGACGAGATTCAGTCTGGTATCTTTACAAACGCTGGGAACAATTATTATAGGATTCTCAAGACATTTGGTTTTCAGATTAGTCAGATGAAAACTTTACTCTCTGAGAAGTACTCACCAAATAGTCTTATAGTATCACAGTGGGATGTAAAATGGATTATCACCCTCTTCACTATGATTATACTCTATGGATTGATAGCCATTCTCATCAACTATCTGAGTATCCGATTCCTTGTTACAAGAGTCATGAAGACCAATCGATTCGAACAGAAGAGTCAAGCATTCCTCGCCAAGCGTACTTGTATTATTATGCTTGCGTCTGTTGTCACATTTAGCATCATACTTGTGGTTATCCGATTGTTCTCACCTTCCAACTTCGTACACATGGCGTGCAGTCTGTTATTGGAATATACATGGATGCTGTCTGTAATCTTTGCATCTTTACTCTTGCGTGTAGAGGGTTCACAAACACATAATGCTTACCGCATTTACTATCCTCTCATCATGATAGGCTTCTTTGTCATAACTTTCCGTATTGTTATGCTTCCAAGCTCTGTCATAACACTGCTGTTCACACCATTATTGCTCATTGACACTTTGTGGCAGGCAAGAATGATTTATAAGTATCACAAATTGGTACCACGCTACGACTTGAATTTTGCCTATATCTCTCAGTTTGTATTCATCTTCTCACTGATAAGTGCCTGGATAGGATACACAATGTTAGCTGTACAAGTAATAATCTGGTGGTCAATGCAGTTAGCTTGTATTCTTACAATCGCTTTCTTTAAAGATTATCTAAACCAGTACAGAGAAAAACATCCTATAAAGAAGCTATCGCCCTATAAGGTTTGGTTCCTTCGATTCATTGATATTGTCCTCATTCCAACAGCCTTGGTAATATCATTTATCATTGCTATTTACTGGGCAACAGATGTATTCAATCTTAGTGGCTTAACTTGGAACTTGTTCCGCACTAACTTCATTGATTCAGATAAGATACAGATTAGCGTTTACTCAATAGCTATTGTAACTATCTTATGGTTTATCTTTAACTATTTGAACTTAACAATTCGAGATGCTATTAAGTTATATCTAAAACGCAATGATCCATCTACAGCCGAAGCACGTGCTACGATGTATATTAATGTATTGCAGGTAATTGTATGGGGTTCTTGGTTATTGATTACACTTGGCTTATTCAAAGTTAGCAGTACATGGCTTGTAGTCGTAACAGGTGGTCTGTCAACAGGTATCGGTTTTGCCATGAAGGATATTCTGGAGAATATCTATTATGGTATCTCTTTGATGGCAGGACGTATCAAGATTGGCGATTACATTATCTGTGATGGCATACGTGGTAAGGTTAGTTCTATCAACTATACTTCAACAGTGATTGATGCGCTCGATGGTTCAACAATTGCTTTTCAAAACTCACAACTCTTCACTAAGAACTATAAAAACATGACTAAGAACGATGGTTATGAAGTGGGAGTTATTGAAGTAGGCGTTGCATACGGCACTAATGTAAAAGAAGTAAGAGAGCTTCTTATAGATGCGATCGCTAAACTTGGTATCACTAATGAAAATAAGGATATTATTGTCAGACTTAAAAGCTTCGACGATAGCTGTATTACACTGAAGATTCTTGTTTGGCTGAACGTGTTAACACAGACAAATGATATATCAGTTGTTATGGAATGTATCTATGACACGCTGAACAATAACGGCATTGAAATCCCATTCCCACAGCGTGAAATTACAATTAAGCATCAACAAGAAAACTAA
- a CDS encoding ATPase: protein MILIADSGGSKTDWALMTLPTNTHKFVLKVRTQGINPFHQSKEFILNTLEQELMPALINAANPSKIFYDQSDIAEKVSKIAFYGAGCTEMLSQIVREALTATFPSASIKVESDLLGAAHAVCVRKAGIACILGTGANSCQYDGEKIVANVPPLGYILGDEGSGAVLGKLLLNGIFKGDLPVEIRDLYLQWSGLTYPKIIDKVYRQPLANRFLASCSKFIKENLQYAELESLVMFNFDSFFQKNILKYSDSSIRSISAVGGIAAAFEDQLRASASRFDYQVNKVIASPIDGLIEYYS, encoded by the coding sequence ATGATACTAATAGCCGATAGTGGAGGTTCAAAGACTGATTGGGCATTGATGACTTTGCCAACAAATACACATAAGTTTGTTCTGAAAGTCCGGACGCAAGGAATTAATCCATTCCATCAGTCCAAGGAATTTATCTTGAACACGTTAGAACAAGAACTAATGCCGGCATTAATCAATGCAGCCAACCCAAGTAAGATCTTTTATGACCAGTCGGATATAGCCGAAAAAGTTTCAAAAATAGCTTTTTATGGAGCAGGATGTACTGAAATGCTATCACAGATTGTGCGTGAAGCCTTGACAGCTACGTTCCCTTCTGCTTCAATAAAAGTGGAAAGTGATTTGTTAGGAGCAGCTCATGCCGTTTGTGTTCGTAAGGCTGGCATTGCTTGTATTTTAGGGACTGGTGCCAATAGTTGTCAATATGATGGTGAAAAGATTGTCGCAAATGTTCCACCTTTAGGTTACATCTTAGGAGATGAAGGCAGTGGTGCCGTACTAGGAAAGCTACTACTCAATGGCATATTTAAAGGTGATTTACCTGTAGAGATACGTGATTTGTACTTACAGTGGAGTGGACTAACTTATCCAAAAATCATTGATAAGGTTTATCGCCAACCACTTGCAAATCGCTTCTTAGCCAGCTGCTCAAAGTTTATAAAAGAGAATTTGCAATACGCCGAATTAGAATCTTTAGTAATGTTTAATTTCGATAGTTTCTTTCAGAAGAACATCTTGAAATATTCTGATTCCTCTATTCGCTCTATCTCGGCTGTTGGAGGTATTGCGGCAGCTTTTGAAGATCAGTTAAGAGCATCTGCTTCTCGTTTTGACTATCAAGTCAACAAGGTGATAGCTTCGCCAATT
- a CDS encoding KpsF/GutQ family sugar-phosphate isomerase translates to MNEAEQRLTQVRAYATQCIKEEADATLNLINQLDENFDKAVSLMYHCTGKVIVTGVGKSGNIGAKIAATLSSTGTPAFFVNPLDVYHGDLGVMTKEDVVLALSNSGQTDELLRFIPMVLHMNIPIIGMSANPHSLLAKYSTAHIKVWVEKEACPLNLAPTSSTTAALVMGDALAIALMRVRNFKPQDFAQFHPGGELGKRLLTTAQDVMRSDDLPIIPKEMHLGDAIIHVSKGKLGLGVSLDNGKVIGLITDGDIRRAMERWQAEFFVHTVSDIMTKEPKTVLPTTKITEIQHIMQQNKIHTVLVCDKKRHLLGVVDHYSCML, encoded by the coding sequence ATGAACGAAGCGGAACAAAGACTGACACAAGTCAGAGCGTATGCAACCCAATGTATTAAAGAAGAAGCTGATGCTACGTTGAACCTAATCAACCAGTTAGATGAGAACTTTGACAAAGCTGTTAGCTTAATGTACCATTGTACAGGTAAGGTTATTGTCACGGGTGTTGGAAAAAGTGGAAATATAGGTGCTAAGATTGCTGCAACTCTTTCTTCTACGGGTACACCTGCATTCTTTGTTAATCCTTTGGATGTCTATCATGGCGATTTAGGTGTTATGACAAAGGAGGACGTTGTATTAGCTTTGTCCAACTCAGGCCAGACAGATGAGCTACTTCGCTTTATCCCAATGGTACTTCACATGAACATTCCAATTATTGGGATGAGTGCTAACCCTCATTCGCTATTAGCAAAATATTCAACAGCTCATATAAAGGTTTGGGTTGAGAAAGAAGCATGTCCGCTCAATCTTGCTCCAACTAGTTCGACAACGGCAGCACTTGTTATGGGTGATGCTTTAGCCATTGCTCTCATGCGTGTACGCAACTTTAAGCCACAAGATTTTGCACAGTTCCACCCTGGTGGAGAATTAGGTAAGCGTCTGTTGACTACAGCTCAAGATGTTATGCGTTCTGACGATCTCCCTATTATTCCAAAAGAAATGCACTTAGGTGATGCTATCATCCATGTAAGTAAAGGGAAACTCGGCCTGGGTGTATCACTTGATAACGGAAAGGTAATAGGACTCATAACTGATGGTGACATCCGTAGAGCTATGGAGCGTTGGCAAGCAGAGTTTTTTGTTCATACTGTTAGTGACATTATGACAAAAGAGCCAAAAACCGTTTTGCCAACTACAAAGATTACGGAGATACAACATATCATGCAGCAGAACAAGATTCATACAGTGCTAGTCTGTGATAAAAAGAGACACTTACTAGGTGTTGTTGACCATTACAGCTGTATGTTGTAA
- a CDS encoding phospholipase D-like domain-containing protein: MKMRETKVSYKTKNVITAVMTFSCILFPIQILAQSKSESTLFEEYKEPTERADSLIVNQLRRKGVHFSHNNSVTLLTTGKDKFNDLFKAIDQARSSIHLEYFNFRNDSINEELIRHLAAKVKEGVEVRAVFDGFGNASNNRPMKKRHLKAIREKGIEIYEFKPMEFPWLHDIFNRDHRKIVIIDGKVAYTGGMNVADYYINGTKVVGSWHDMHCRIEGDEVNTLQNIFLRMWFLASGQKIHGAKYYRGISNPDYIKGLKPDTCGSAGNKMVGIINREPHVSKDIIRYFYVNAINDAKDSIKLINPYFTLSRALKKALRNAVKRGVKVEILLSVKSDIPLTPNCGFYNAHQLMKEGCTIWMYEKGFHHTKIIMVDGKFCTVGSANLNARSLRWDREENAVIIDPCTTHELDNLFEAQKKGSFKLTETKWKQWRTSWQRFRGWFAHLLSPFL, encoded by the coding sequence ATGAAAATGAGAGAAACAAAAGTGAGTTATAAAACAAAAAATGTCATCACTGCTGTGATGACATTCTCTTGCATATTATTCCCTATTCAAATTTTAGCACAAAGCAAGTCTGAAAGTACTCTGTTTGAAGAGTATAAAGAACCAACAGAGCGTGCTGATTCTTTAATAGTAAATCAACTTCGCCGGAAGGGAGTACATTTCTCTCATAATAATTCTGTTACACTTCTAACCACAGGAAAAGACAAGTTTAACGACCTTTTCAAGGCTATCGATCAAGCACGTTCAAGCATTCACTTGGAATACTTTAACTTTCGCAACGACTCAATCAATGAAGAGCTAATACGTCATTTAGCAGCAAAAGTCAAAGAAGGAGTTGAGGTGAGAGCCGTTTTTGATGGCTTTGGTAACGCAAGTAATAATCGTCCCATGAAGAAACGCCACTTGAAGGCGATTCGTGAAAAAGGTATTGAGATTTATGAATTCAAGCCAATGGAGTTTCCTTGGCTACACGACATCTTCAATCGTGACCATCGTAAGATTGTAATTATTGATGGCAAGGTGGCTTACACGGGTGGAATGAATGTGGCAGACTATTACATTAATGGCACGAAAGTCGTTGGTTCATGGCACGATATGCATTGTAGGATTGAGGGTGATGAAGTTAACACTTTACAGAATATATTTCTGAGAATGTGGTTTTTAGCATCAGGACAGAAGATACATGGAGCTAAATACTATCGTGGAATATCAAATCCCGATTATATAAAGGGATTGAAACCAGATACCTGTGGCAGTGCGGGGAATAAGATGGTGGGCATAATCAATCGTGAGCCACATGTTTCTAAAGATATCATTCGCTACTTCTATGTTAATGCTATCAATGACGCAAAAGATAGTATCAAACTAATCAACCCTTATTTCACATTAAGTAGAGCGTTGAAAAAAGCTTTGCGTAATGCAGTAAAACGAGGTGTGAAAGTTGAGATTCTGTTAAGTGTAAAGAGCGACATCCCACTAACGCCTAACTGTGGGTTCTATAATGCACACCAACTAATGAAAGAAGGATGTACTATCTGGATGTATGAGAAGGGGTTTCATCATACCAAGATTATCATGGTAGATGGTAAATTCTGCACAGTTGGATCTGCCAATCTTAACGCTAGAAGTCTGAGATGGGACCGAGAAGAGAATGCTGTAATCATTGATCCTTGTACAACGCATGAACTAGATAATCTTTTTGAAGCCCAAAAGAAAGGTAGCTTTAAGCTTACAGAAACAAAGTGGAAGCAATGGCGTACATCATGGCAGCGTTTTCGTGGATGGTTTGCACACCTGCTATCTCCATTTTTGTAA
- a CDS encoding outer membrane beta-barrel protein: MKKILLSFAVACVSLAASAQGYVGGSVGIASSKTDGADAVTTYQFLPEIGVNLDQNWSIGTVVGWGKGNPVQYEGESRNYFKLAPYARYTFVRSKYVNAFVDGGFGYTHYNHAHQGPLAASINEWEAGLRPGLAVNLSPKVSFVTHIGFVGWKSVKADVSGAKANNVWGASLNGNDITFGVYYNF, encoded by the coding sequence ATGAAAAAGATTTTATTGTCATTTGCTGTAGCATGTGTATCACTTGCTGCAAGCGCACAGGGTTATGTTGGTGGTAGCGTAGGTATTGCTTCTTCTAAGACAGATGGTGCTGATGCAGTTACAACTTATCAGTTCCTCCCAGAAATTGGTGTTAATCTTGATCAGAATTGGTCAATTGGTACAGTTGTTGGTTGGGGTAAAGGTAATCCTGTTCAATATGAGGGAGAATCTCGTAACTATTTCAAGCTTGCACCATACGCACGTTACACTTTCGTACGTTCTAAGTATGTAAATGCTTTCGTTGATGGTGGTTTTGGTTATACTCATTATAATCACGCACATCAAGGCCCACTTGCAGCTTCTATTAATGAATGGGAAGCTGGTTTGAGACCAGGTCTTGCTGTTAATCTTAGCCCAAAGGTAAGTTTTGTAACTCACATTGGTTTCGTAGGTTGGAAGTCTGTTAAAGCTGATGTAAGTGGTGCTAAGGCAAATAATGTTTGGGGTGCATCTCTTAATGGTAACGACATCACCTTCGGTGTTTATTACAACTTCTAA